Proteins encoded in a region of the Salmo trutta chromosome 34, fSalTru1.1, whole genome shotgun sequence genome:
- the LOC115173702 gene encoding ras/Rap GTPase-activating protein SynGAP-like isoform X3: MSYVSSQDGRCASPLSSRPQTPSNGLAYDSPGWNLRRSMRPGSQRYMFDQEEVHPLLMHERRSGSQRSERTKLLRRTVSVPVEGRNQHPEIEHARARRKSIATARQPSMEIPPTAPQQPFRQQSFLSRKLKGSIKRAKSQPKLDRTSSFRHMILPRFRSADQERTRLMQSFKESHSHESLLSPSSAAEALDLTLDEDAVIKPVHSSILGQEYCFEVTTISGTKCFACRSAAERDKWIENLQRAVKPNKDNSRRVDNVLKLWIIEARDLPTKKRYYCELCLDDMLYARTTSKPRTDTVFWGEHFEFNNLPAIRSLRLHLYKETDKKRRKEKSTYLGLVTIPISSITGRQFVEQWYPVIQPSALAKGGGVGGGKVINASIRLKSRYQTMSILPMELYKEFAEYITNNYRTLCAVLEPLLSVKSKEEVAFALVHILQSTGKAKDFLSDMAMCEVDRFMEREHLIFRENTLATKAIEEYLKLIGHRYLKDAIGEFIRALYESEENCEVDPMRTPPSVLADHQANLRMCCELALCKIVNSHCVFPRELKDVFASWRVRCAERGREDIADRLISSSLFLRFLCPAIMSPSLFNLTQEYPGERTSRTLTLIAKVVQNLASFSKFSGKEDHMCFMNEFLEMEWGSMQQFLYEISNMDTGSNAGGFEGYIDLGRELSVLHSLLWEVMAQLSKDAILKLGPLPRLLNDISVALRNPQLHRQASHQPDRQQDRLITRPSFNRLVSSDFQSLMMRDLNSSIDISRLPSPTAGLSGVGVLSSHVSMGSFAERDPHGAKDVFYVTRPPLARSSPAYCTSSSDITDPDPKVLSVNKSVSMMDLQDSRMNSVSNLHSVGDMLNSSQASIAGLGHSFGNLGGPLRIGGHMSAGGSGSSGLRLSQMGGPLHHMGGPTDSLSQQQQHAAAAMHFPLSFQNPLFHLAADGPRGQPHSRPQAQPPPPPLLLAPELDNAHHQQGYVRAFGHGGFSRSEDLSALRPQSSLVQPSVVHSHSYSDDYTRQNQNAEYTRRQLSLQVQENLQQQILMGITPQTATGMGTPTSLATPPSTVHPVRHGSVAPPPPQRLKSQLSISPGATSTPPKARPQSRNLLLQSPDSSFGGRQPSQQQQQQQLSVKQSDSPAPGLPHQSSSARDGQGAPQGGNGETTDTPTKSTKQPQTTDTPTKSTKQPQPQSQQQQQQQQQPPQQHLLKPTVNKQGSQSPSTLTPNERTVAWVSNMPHLSADIEILRSSSNLEDLKLKEYSKSMDESRMDRVKEYEEEIHSLKERLIMSHRKLEEYERRMLSQEQQTSKILSQYQSRLDDSERMLRQQQLEKDSQIKGIINRLMAVEDELRVSAIPEIKPRMFREQPIQPFYGGHPGT, encoded by the exons AGCACGCTCGCGCTCGCAGGAAGAGCATTGCCACTGCGAGACAGCCAAGCATGGAAATCCCTCCCACTGCCCCCCAACAACCCTTCAGACAACAA AGCTTCCTCAGTCGAAAGTTGAAGGGCTCCATCAAAAGGGCAAAGAGCCAGCCCAAGCTGGATCGAACCAGCAGCTTCCGCCACATGATTCTACCCCGTTTCCGTAGTGCTGATCAGGAGAG GACACGTCTAATGCAGAGCTTCAAGGAGTCCCACTCTCATGAGTCCCTGCTTTCCCCTAGCAGTGCAGCGGAGGCTCTGGACCTCACGCTGGATGAAGATGCTGTCATCAAACCTGTCCACTCCAGCATATTGGGCCAGGAGTACTGCTTTGAG GTGACCACCATTTCAGGGACAAAATGCTTTGCCTGCCGCTCagctgcagagagagacaaatggaTTGAGAATCTACAGAGAGCTGTCAAGCCcaacaag GACAATAGTCGAAGGGTGGACAATGTGCTTAAGCTGTGGATCATTGAGGCCAGGGACCTTCCTACTAAGAAGCGGTACTATTGTGAGCTGTGTCTGGATGACATGCTCTATGCGCGCACCACCAGCAAGCCCCGCACGGACACGGTCTTCTGGGGCGAGCACTTTGAGTTCAACAACTTGCCTGCCATTCGTAGCCTACGCCTGCACCTTTACAAGGAGACAGACAAAAAGCGACGcaag GAGAAGAGCACGTACCTTGGCCTGGTCACTATCCCCATATCGAGCATCACAGGCAGGCAGTTTGTGGAGCAGTGGTACCCGGTGATCCAGCCCAGTGCTTTGGCTAAAGGTGGCGGTGTAGGCGGTGGCAAGGTCATCAATGCCTCAATCCGCCTCAAGTCCCGCTACCAGACCATGAGTATCCTGCCCATGGAGCTGTACAAGGAGTTCGCTGAGTACATCACCAATAACTACCGTACGCTGTGTGCCGTGCTGGAGCCTCTGCTCAGTGTCAAAAGCAAAGAGGAGGTGGCATTCGCGCTGGTGCACATTCTCCAGAGCACGGGCAAGGCCAAG GACTTCCTGTCAGACATGGCGATGTGCGAGGTGGATAGATTTATGGAACGAGAGCATCTGATCTTTCGAGAGAACACCCTTGCTACTAAAGCCATAGAGGAGTACCTCAAATTGATAGGGCACCGGTACCTCAAGGATGCCATAG GGGAGTTCATTCGAGCTTTATACGAGTCAGAGGAGAATTGTGAAGTGGATCCCATGCGTACTCCACCGTCTGTCCTGGCCGACCACCAAGCCAATCTTCGCATGTGCTGCGAGCTGGCACTCTGCAAGATTGTCAACTCTCATTG TGTGTTTCCGCGGGAGCTGAAGGACGTCTTTGCCTCCTGGAGGGTCCGGTGTGCCGAGCGGGGAAGGGAGGACATCGCAGACCGCCTCATCAGCTCCTCCCTCTTTCTACGCTTCCTGTGTCCCGCCATCATGTCGCCCTCTCTCTTCAACCTCACCCAGGAGTACCCCGGAGAGCGGACATCCCGCACACTTACCCTCATCGCCAAGGTGGTGCAGAACCTGGCCAGCTTCTCCAA GTTTAGTGGCAAAGAGGACCACATGTGTTTCATGAACGAGTTTTTGGAGATGGAGTGGGGCTCCATGCAGCAGTTCCTGTACGAGATCTCCAACATGGACACGGGGAGCAACGCCGGGGGCTTTGAGGGCTACATCGACCTGGGTAGGGAGCTGTCAGTGCTCCACAGCCTGCTGTGGGAAGTCATGGCCCAACTGAGCAAG GACGCTATTCTGAAGCTTGGTCCCTTGCCACGTCTGCTGAATGACATCAGTGTAGCCTTGAGGAACCCCCAGCTCCACCGGCAGGCCAGCCACCAGCCAGACAGGCAGCAGGACAGGCTCATCACACGGCCGTCCTTCAATCGCCTGGTATCATCCGATTTCCAGAGCCTCATGATGCGGGACCTCAACAG CTCAATAGACATCTCCCGTCTCCCCTCCCCAACTGCGGGATTATCTGGGGTCGGTGTCCTCTCGTCTCATGTAAGCATGGGAAGCTTTGCAGAACGAGACCCCCACGGCGCAAAGGACGTTTTCTACGTGACCCGTCCCCCCTTGGCTCGGTCCAGCCCTGCATACTGCACTAGCAGTTCTGATATCACTGACCCAGACCCAAAG gtCCTCAGTGTTAACAAAAGCGTGTCCATGATGGACCTGCAGGACTCACGCATGAATAGCGTCTCCAACCTCCATTCAGTGGGCGATATGCTCAACTCCTCCCAGGCCTCTATAGCAGGCTTGGGCCACAGTTTCGGGAACCTGGGTGGCCCGCTTCGCATTGGAGGCCATATGTCCGCTGGTGGCTCTGGGAGCTCCGGCTTGAGGTTAAGCCAGATGGGGGGACCCCTTCACCACATGGGGGGTCCCACTGACTCTCTCTCCCAGCAGCAACAACATGCGGCAGCCGCCATgcacttccccctctccttccagaATCCCCTCTTCCATCTGGCTGCCGACGGCCCTCGGGGTCAGCCCCACAGTCGTCCTCAGGCCCAgccacctccccctccactctTGTTGGCCCCAGAGCTTGACAATGCCCACCACCAACAGGGCTACGTGCGGGCATTCGGCCATGGCGGCTTCTCGCGTAGTGAGGACCTTTCGGCCCTGCGGCCACAGAGCAGTCTGGTGCAGCCCAGTGTTGTCCACTCGCACAGCTACAGTGATGACTACACGCGGCAAAACCAGAACGCTGAATACACCCGGCGCCAGCTTTCGCTGCAAGTGCAG gagaatCTTCAGCAGCAGATTCTTATGGGCATAACCCCTCAGACGGCCACAGGCATGGGCACTCCCACCTCCTTGGCCACTCCCCCCTCCACCGTGCACCCTGTCCGTCATGGCTCCGTAGCACCGCCTCCCCCGCAGCGCCTCAAATCCCAGCTGTCCATCAGCCCCGGGGCCACCTCCACCCCTCCCAAGGCTCGCCCCCAGAGCAGGAACCTCCTTCTCCAGTCGCCCGACTCCAGCTTTGGCGGCAGGCAGCCCtcgcaacagcaacaacagcagcagttGTCCGTCAAACAGTCTGACAGCCCAGCCCCTGGGCTCCCGCACCAGTCGAGCTCTGCCAGGGACGGCCAGGGGGCGCCACAAGGGGGCAACGGAGAGACCACAGACACCCCGACTAAGAGCACAAAGCAGCCTCAGACCACAGACACCCCAACTAAGAGCACCAAGCAGCCTCAGCCGCagtcccagcagcagcagcagcagcagcagcagcctccaCAGCAGCACCTGCTCAAGCCTACAGTCAATAAACAG GGTTCTCAGTCCCCCTCCACCCTGACCCCCAACGAGCGCACTGTGGCTTGGGTGTCCAACATGCCACACCTCTCTGCCGACATCGAAATATTGCGTAGCTCATCGAACCTTGAGGACCTCAAGCTGAAGGAGTACTCCAAGAGCATGGACGAGTCACGCATGGATAGG GTAAAGGAATACGAGGAGGAGATCCATTCCCTGAAGGAGCGTCTGATAATGTCCCATCGGAAGCTGGAGGAGTATGAGCGCAGGATGCTTTCACAGGAGCAGCAGACCAGCAAGATCCTATCACAGTACCAGAGCCGGCTGGACGACAGCGAGCGCatgctgaggcagcagcagctgGAAAAGGACAGCCAAATCAAAGGCATTATCAACAG GCTCATGGCTGTGGAGGATGAGTTGAGAGTGAGTGCCATTCCTGAAATCAAGCCCAGAATGTTCAGAGAGCAG
- the LOC115173702 gene encoding ras/Rap GTPase-activating protein SynGAP-like isoform X5 has translation MEIPPTAPQQPFRQQSFLSRKLKGSIKRAKSQPKLDRTSSFRHMILPRFRSADQERTRLMQSFKESHSHESLLSPSSAAEALDLTLDEDAVIKPVHSSILGQEYCFEVTTISGTKCFACRSAAERDKWIENLQRAVKPNKDNSRRVDNVLKLWIIEARDLPTKKRYYCELCLDDMLYARTTSKPRTDTVFWGEHFEFNNLPAIRSLRLHLYKETDKKRRKEKSTYLGLVTIPISSITGRQFVEQWYPVIQPSALAKGGGVGGGKVINASIRLKSRYQTMSILPMELYKEFAEYITNNYRTLCAVLEPLLSVKSKEEVAFALVHILQSTGKAKDFLSDMAMCEVDRFMEREHLIFRENTLATKAIEEYLKLIGHRYLKDAIGEFIRALYESEENCEVDPMRTPPSVLADHQANLRMCCELALCKIVNSHCVFPRELKDVFASWRVRCAERGREDIADRLISSSLFLRFLCPAIMSPSLFNLTQEYPGERTSRTLTLIAKVVQNLASFSKFSGKEDHMCFMNEFLEMEWGSMQQFLYEISNMDTGSNAGGFEGYIDLGRELSVLHSLLWEVMAQLSKDAILKLGPLPRLLNDISVALRNPQLHRQASHQPDRQQDRLITRPSFNRLVSSDFQSLMMRDLNSSIDISRLPSPTAGLSGVGVLSSHVSMGSFAERDPHGAKDVFYVTRPPLARSSPAYCTSSSDITDPDPKVLSVNKSVSMMDLQDSRMNSVSNLHSVGDMLNSSQASIAGLGHSFGNLGGPLRIGGHMSAGGSGSSGLRLSQMGGPLHHMGGPTDSLSQQQQHAAAAMHFPLSFQNPLFHLAADGPRGQPHSRPQAQPPPPPLLLAPELDNAHHQQGYVRAFGHGGFSRSEDLSALRPQSSLVQPSVVHSHSYSDDYTRQNQNAEYTRRQLSLQVQENLQQQILMGITPQTATGMGTPTSLATPPSTVHPVRHGSVAPPPPQRLKSQLSISPGATSTPPKARPQSRNLLLQSPDSSFGGRQPSQQQQQQQLSVKQSDSPAPGLPHQSSSARDGQGAPQGGNGETTDTPTKSTKQPQTTDTPTKSTKQPQPQSQQQQQQQQQPPQQHLLKPTVNKQGSQSPSTLTPNERTVAWVSNMPHLSADIEILRSSSNLEDLKLKEYSKSMDESRMDRVKEYEEEIHSLKERLIMSHRKLEEYERRMLSQEQQTSKILSQYQSRLDDSERMLRQQQLEKDSQIKGIINRLMAVEDELRVSAIPEIKPRMFREQEEDSSSLGSADPHGLPGGGGGTATATARPGVSFSGVSCANSPWNGALPPLPPPRLHVSHNGELHGNRAYPSTTTMVTPARSTASWTSATAASDLSLTGGRAV, from the exons ATGGAAATCCCTCCCACTGCCCCCCAACAACCCTTCAGACAACAA AGCTTCCTCAGTCGAAAGTTGAAGGGCTCCATCAAAAGGGCAAAGAGCCAGCCCAAGCTGGATCGAACCAGCAGCTTCCGCCACATGATTCTACCCCGTTTCCGTAGTGCTGATCAGGAGAG GACACGTCTAATGCAGAGCTTCAAGGAGTCCCACTCTCATGAGTCCCTGCTTTCCCCTAGCAGTGCAGCGGAGGCTCTGGACCTCACGCTGGATGAAGATGCTGTCATCAAACCTGTCCACTCCAGCATATTGGGCCAGGAGTACTGCTTTGAG GTGACCACCATTTCAGGGACAAAATGCTTTGCCTGCCGCTCagctgcagagagagacaaatggaTTGAGAATCTACAGAGAGCTGTCAAGCCcaacaag GACAATAGTCGAAGGGTGGACAATGTGCTTAAGCTGTGGATCATTGAGGCCAGGGACCTTCCTACTAAGAAGCGGTACTATTGTGAGCTGTGTCTGGATGACATGCTCTATGCGCGCACCACCAGCAAGCCCCGCACGGACACGGTCTTCTGGGGCGAGCACTTTGAGTTCAACAACTTGCCTGCCATTCGTAGCCTACGCCTGCACCTTTACAAGGAGACAGACAAAAAGCGACGcaag GAGAAGAGCACGTACCTTGGCCTGGTCACTATCCCCATATCGAGCATCACAGGCAGGCAGTTTGTGGAGCAGTGGTACCCGGTGATCCAGCCCAGTGCTTTGGCTAAAGGTGGCGGTGTAGGCGGTGGCAAGGTCATCAATGCCTCAATCCGCCTCAAGTCCCGCTACCAGACCATGAGTATCCTGCCCATGGAGCTGTACAAGGAGTTCGCTGAGTACATCACCAATAACTACCGTACGCTGTGTGCCGTGCTGGAGCCTCTGCTCAGTGTCAAAAGCAAAGAGGAGGTGGCATTCGCGCTGGTGCACATTCTCCAGAGCACGGGCAAGGCCAAG GACTTCCTGTCAGACATGGCGATGTGCGAGGTGGATAGATTTATGGAACGAGAGCATCTGATCTTTCGAGAGAACACCCTTGCTACTAAAGCCATAGAGGAGTACCTCAAATTGATAGGGCACCGGTACCTCAAGGATGCCATAG GGGAGTTCATTCGAGCTTTATACGAGTCAGAGGAGAATTGTGAAGTGGATCCCATGCGTACTCCACCGTCTGTCCTGGCCGACCACCAAGCCAATCTTCGCATGTGCTGCGAGCTGGCACTCTGCAAGATTGTCAACTCTCATTG TGTGTTTCCGCGGGAGCTGAAGGACGTCTTTGCCTCCTGGAGGGTCCGGTGTGCCGAGCGGGGAAGGGAGGACATCGCAGACCGCCTCATCAGCTCCTCCCTCTTTCTACGCTTCCTGTGTCCCGCCATCATGTCGCCCTCTCTCTTCAACCTCACCCAGGAGTACCCCGGAGAGCGGACATCCCGCACACTTACCCTCATCGCCAAGGTGGTGCAGAACCTGGCCAGCTTCTCCAA GTTTAGTGGCAAAGAGGACCACATGTGTTTCATGAACGAGTTTTTGGAGATGGAGTGGGGCTCCATGCAGCAGTTCCTGTACGAGATCTCCAACATGGACACGGGGAGCAACGCCGGGGGCTTTGAGGGCTACATCGACCTGGGTAGGGAGCTGTCAGTGCTCCACAGCCTGCTGTGGGAAGTCATGGCCCAACTGAGCAAG GACGCTATTCTGAAGCTTGGTCCCTTGCCACGTCTGCTGAATGACATCAGTGTAGCCTTGAGGAACCCCCAGCTCCACCGGCAGGCCAGCCACCAGCCAGACAGGCAGCAGGACAGGCTCATCACACGGCCGTCCTTCAATCGCCTGGTATCATCCGATTTCCAGAGCCTCATGATGCGGGACCTCAACAG CTCAATAGACATCTCCCGTCTCCCCTCCCCAACTGCGGGATTATCTGGGGTCGGTGTCCTCTCGTCTCATGTAAGCATGGGAAGCTTTGCAGAACGAGACCCCCACGGCGCAAAGGACGTTTTCTACGTGACCCGTCCCCCCTTGGCTCGGTCCAGCCCTGCATACTGCACTAGCAGTTCTGATATCACTGACCCAGACCCAAAG gtCCTCAGTGTTAACAAAAGCGTGTCCATGATGGACCTGCAGGACTCACGCATGAATAGCGTCTCCAACCTCCATTCAGTGGGCGATATGCTCAACTCCTCCCAGGCCTCTATAGCAGGCTTGGGCCACAGTTTCGGGAACCTGGGTGGCCCGCTTCGCATTGGAGGCCATATGTCCGCTGGTGGCTCTGGGAGCTCCGGCTTGAGGTTAAGCCAGATGGGGGGACCCCTTCACCACATGGGGGGTCCCACTGACTCTCTCTCCCAGCAGCAACAACATGCGGCAGCCGCCATgcacttccccctctccttccagaATCCCCTCTTCCATCTGGCTGCCGACGGCCCTCGGGGTCAGCCCCACAGTCGTCCTCAGGCCCAgccacctccccctccactctTGTTGGCCCCAGAGCTTGACAATGCCCACCACCAACAGGGCTACGTGCGGGCATTCGGCCATGGCGGCTTCTCGCGTAGTGAGGACCTTTCGGCCCTGCGGCCACAGAGCAGTCTGGTGCAGCCCAGTGTTGTCCACTCGCACAGCTACAGTGATGACTACACGCGGCAAAACCAGAACGCTGAATACACCCGGCGCCAGCTTTCGCTGCAAGTGCAG gagaatCTTCAGCAGCAGATTCTTATGGGCATAACCCCTCAGACGGCCACAGGCATGGGCACTCCCACCTCCTTGGCCACTCCCCCCTCCACCGTGCACCCTGTCCGTCATGGCTCCGTAGCACCGCCTCCCCCGCAGCGCCTCAAATCCCAGCTGTCCATCAGCCCCGGGGCCACCTCCACCCCTCCCAAGGCTCGCCCCCAGAGCAGGAACCTCCTTCTCCAGTCGCCCGACTCCAGCTTTGGCGGCAGGCAGCCCtcgcaacagcaacaacagcagcagttGTCCGTCAAACAGTCTGACAGCCCAGCCCCTGGGCTCCCGCACCAGTCGAGCTCTGCCAGGGACGGCCAGGGGGCGCCACAAGGGGGCAACGGAGAGACCACAGACACCCCGACTAAGAGCACAAAGCAGCCTCAGACCACAGACACCCCAACTAAGAGCACCAAGCAGCCTCAGCCGCagtcccagcagcagcagcagcagcagcagcagcctccaCAGCAGCACCTGCTCAAGCCTACAGTCAATAAACAG GGTTCTCAGTCCCCCTCCACCCTGACCCCCAACGAGCGCACTGTGGCTTGGGTGTCCAACATGCCACACCTCTCTGCCGACATCGAAATATTGCGTAGCTCATCGAACCTTGAGGACCTCAAGCTGAAGGAGTACTCCAAGAGCATGGACGAGTCACGCATGGATAGG GTAAAGGAATACGAGGAGGAGATCCATTCCCTGAAGGAGCGTCTGATAATGTCCCATCGGAAGCTGGAGGAGTATGAGCGCAGGATGCTTTCACAGGAGCAGCAGACCAGCAAGATCCTATCACAGTACCAGAGCCGGCTGGACGACAGCGAGCGCatgctgaggcagcagcagctgGAAAAGGACAGCCAAATCAAAGGCATTATCAACAG GCTCATGGCTGTGGAGGATGAGTTGAGAGTGAGTGCCATTCCTGAAATCAAGCCCAGAATGTTCAGAGAGCAG